The Luteitalea sp. sequence GCCGAGGCGCGCCGAGCCATCGTCAAGCACGCGAATGCGCGCTTGCGCGACCCGGAGCTCGAAGTCGAGCTGAAGGACTTTCAGAAGCCTCGCTTCGTCGTGGGGGGGCAGGTCGGAGAACCTGGCCAGTTTGAGCTGCGCGGCCGCGTGACGCTGCTCGAGGCGATCGCCATGGCCGGCGGATTCACCAGAAGTGCCAAGCATTCACAAGTGGTGCTGTTTCGCCGCTATAACGACGAGAAGGTGGTCACGCGCGTGGTGAATGCCAAGGCCCTCCAGCGTCCGGAGAACATGACGGAGAACCCCCTGGTTCTGCCAGGCGATTTTCTCTTCGTGCCGCAGAACCGCATTAGCAAGGTCGAGCGCTTTATCACCCTCGGGTCGCTCGGCTGGGTGATCAATGCCCTGACGCGCTAGCGCGTCGGCTCCATGTGAACAGGAACACCCTGTGGGCGACATCGCGATCTTTCACGACAATTTCGCGCAGATGGGCGGCGCCGAGCGCGTGGCCGCCGCGCTGACGGCCGCGCTGCCCGGCGCCAGGCTGCACACGACGCTCGCAGCGACCGCGAAGCTCATTCCCGCCCTGCGCGACCGAGAGATTCGCACGACATGGATGCAGCACCTGCCAGAGCCGGGTCGCTATTATCGGCACTACTTCCTGCTGTACCCGTTCGCGATCGAGGGGGCCGACCTGCGGGCGTACGATCTCGTCGTATCGAGTTGCTTCGGGTACGCAAAGGGCGTGCGCACGCGACCCGACGCGCTGCACGTCTGCTACTGCCACACGCCGACGCGGTGGATCTGGCGCCGCGACGACTATCTCGCGCGCGAGCGATTCAGCCGTCTAGAGAAGCGCGCACTGTCCATGGTGCTCGCGCCACTCCGGCGATGGGATCTCCACGCGGCGACACGGCCGGATTTCTTCGTGACGAACTCCCAGGTCGTGGCCGAACGGATTCGCACCTGTTACGGCCGCAACGCGACGGTCATTCCCCCGCCGATCGATGTCGATCGGTTCCGAATCAGCCGTGAGACGGGGGATTTCTACCTGATCGTGGCCCGCATGTCCGCGTACAAGCGCATCGATCTCGCGGTGCAGGCGTGCAACCTGCTGCGACGGAAGCTGATCGTGATCGGTGATGGCCCAGACCGGGCACGGCTCCAGCAGATGGCCGGGCCAACGGTCACGTTCATGGGAAGACAGCCTGACGACGTGGTGACCGAGGCGGCGTCGACCTGTCGAGCGTTGCTCTTCCCCGGCGAAGAAGACTTCGGGATGGCGCCACTCGAGGTCAACGCGTCCGGCAGGCCGGTCGTCGCCTGGCGGGGCGGCGGGGCAGCGGAAACCGTGCGTGAGGACGAGACCGGCGTGTTCTTCGATGCGCCCACGCCGGAATCGCTCGCACACGCGATCGAACGGCTCGAGCGCCGCGAGTGGGCGCCCGACAGACTGCGTTCGCATGCGGCGGCATACGACCGGCCCGTCTTCGTGCGGCGGATTCGCGACTTCTTGCACACCGTGGCGCCCTCGGGCCACGTGAGAAGGCTGTTGGCTGCGCATGGCTGAGGACATCGCGCGCGGGAGCGCGACCCCAGACGGCGGGGCTCACCAGCGGGGACGGCGCGCCGGCAGGTGGCCGCTGTCGATGATTGCGCTGCGGTCCATCGCGTCCAGGTTCACGTGGATCGGCTTGAACACCATCACGGGCATTCTCGCGGCGCGCGCGCTGCAGCCGCAGGGACGCGGAGAGCTGGCGGCGATGATCCTCTGGCCGACACTGGTGGGCGGCCTGACGGCCTTCGGTCTCCCGAAGGCGCTCATCTACCACGTGCGCCGTGATCCGAAACAGGCGTCGGCGCTGGCGGGATCCGCCGCGCTCTTGTGCTTCCTGGCCACGATTATCGGAACGGCGATTGCCTGGCACGTCATCCCGCTCTGGCTACGCCGCCAGCCGGAGCACACCATCTTCGTGGCGCAGCTGTGCCTGTTGGTGGTGCCCATCCACGCGCTGTCGATGCTGGGCCGATCCGCGTGGGAGGCGAGCGGCCACTTCGGCCGGTCGAATCTGTCACAACTGATTCCACCGAGCCTCGTCGTCGTCGGTCTCGGCGTCCAGACCTGGTACGGCGTGTTGACCCCGGTATCGGCAGCGGCCACCTACGTGCTCGCGGGGGTACCGCCCTTCGTCTGGATGCTGGTATCGGTCGCGCGCGACTATCGTCCCACGCTGCGCGGCGTGACACACATGTGGCGACGCCTGCTTCACTACGGCGGTCGCTCGTACGGCGCCGATCTCGCCGGCATCCTCGCCCACTACCTCGATCAAGCGCTCGTCGTGGGTCTGCTGAGCTCGGCATCGATGGGCATTTACGTCGTGGCCCTGAGCCTCGCCAATGTCGTGGCGGCCGTG is a genomic window containing:
- a CDS encoding glycosyltransferase, which codes for MGDIAIFHDNFAQMGGAERVAAALTAALPGARLHTTLAATAKLIPALRDREIRTTWMQHLPEPGRYYRHYFLLYPFAIEGADLRAYDLVVSSCFGYAKGVRTRPDALHVCYCHTPTRWIWRRDDYLARERFSRLEKRALSMVLAPLRRWDLHAATRPDFFVTNSQVVAERIRTCYGRNATVIPPPIDVDRFRISRETGDFYLIVARMSAYKRIDLAVQACNLLRRKLIVIGDGPDRARLQQMAGPTVTFMGRQPDDVVTEAASTCRALLFPGEEDFGMAPLEVNASGRPVVAWRGGGAAETVREDETGVFFDAPTPESLAHAIERLERREWAPDRLRSHAAAYDRPVFVRRIRDFLHTVAPSGHVRRLLAAHG
- a CDS encoding oligosaccharide flippase family protein, coding for MAEDIARGSATPDGGAHQRGRRAGRWPLSMIALRSIASRFTWIGLNTITGILAARALQPQGRGELAAMILWPTLVGGLTAFGLPKALIYHVRRDPKQASALAGSAALLCFLATIIGTAIAWHVIPLWLRRQPEHTIFVAQLCLLVVPIHALSMLGRSAWEASGHFGRSNLSQLIPPSLVVVGLGVQTWYGVLTPVSAAATYVLAGVPPFVWMLVSVARDYRPTLRGVTHMWRRLLHYGGRSYGADLAGILAHYLDQALVVGLLSSASMGIYVVALSLANVVAAVNQSVSMIVFPRAVGLEPREMARKVAQSARMGSMAGCAIGITVLTAGPLLLRVLYGSAFAAAAQILPILVFRIIIGGFGNMLRQGFLAAGRPGIVTGIQVAGISLTVPLLLVLVPRFGLVGAALTLLTVAITRLGLTLACYRWILRVPMPRLWINGTDLAVLARYRAEIVSSVLRPRTAAGVK